A region of the Culex quinquefasciatus strain JHB chromosome 1, VPISU_Cqui_1.0_pri_paternal, whole genome shotgun sequence genome:
GcctcaaaatttgccaaatttagCCGACAAGAGTTTGTGGCGCGAGTTCAATgactaaacaaaaacaaaaagtgaTAAATTATTATCGAAAACGATGTTAGCACCTTTGCCTTAGCCCGCGCGTTCACGCGTCGGCGTCTTCCGATACCCATTTGATAAAGCTGAAAGTGAGACGGAGAGAgttccccaaaaaaaaaaaaactggttcaGAATGGCCTATATAAGCGCGGGGGTTTACAGCGTTCACTCGAAACTGGACACGGCatttgtacctagtgttacaaaaatgataaatcatatacttttaaagttatgaaaataaacagtgttcaaatcacgaaaagcaaactaaagctgaagagccacagctgaccacttattatgtaaaccaaatgtaattattataagaaagattcaataaagtatatttaattcaaaaaaaaaaaaaaaatggacacGGCATTTCTCCGAATGCCAACAGGCCAGGCAGCTGCTGCGTGAATTATTGGATTTAGTCTGTTGACAACTGCGTGCCGAGATGGTCGCGATCGGGAAGATACTCTTTCTGGGAGTGGTGCTGCTGATTGGGGTGACCCATGGGTACCAGGTTAAGCCGAGGAACTACGACAAGATCGTACAGCAACAGATGAAGTTCAACGGTAAGTTAGGCGGAGTTACGTTGGAGTTGTGGTATTGATCACTTGATTTTGCAGAGGAGTTCGAGAAGGAGTTCCTTGTGGAGCATCTGCTGTACACCGAGACGGGCAACATGTCTGTGCGACTTCAGGAGATGTTCGAGTACTTGAAGCACAAGCCGGATATGTTCCGTCAGGAGCTGGACAACCATCCGTAGGAGTACCAAACGACGGAATGTACCGCGTGTCGATCGCTGGTCACCACATACCTGACCTATCGACGTGTGCTGAACTGGGATCGCGATCGTATTGCTGCCCAGGCTGCATCGACCTGCGACTCGCTGGCAATTCTGCTGCCGGAGAACTGCGTCAAGGTTATCGACAAGAACATCGACATTTTCCTGTACATCATCGACAACAGACCGAGCTTGACTGCGCAAACCATTTGCGGAGTGATCTTCCAGTCGGGTGCTTGCGTACTGCAAGATCCCGAATTCCTGAACTGGTCGATCAACGTTGCACCGGGAGGTACTCCGATCACGTCGTCAAAAACCGGTCCCAACCGAGGTCCTAACGACATCAAGATCATCCACCTGACGGATTTGCACTACGATCCGCACTACCGTACGGGGTACAACGCCGTCTGCGGAGAACCATGCTGCTGCCGTGAAGAGCAGGGCATTCCAGAAAATCCGGCAGAAGGTGctggagagtggggagactacCGAGACTGTGACTCACCGTGGAAGGCAGTTGAGGATGCCGTTCAGGAAGCTGGTCGTCGTCATCCAGATGCGGCATATGTTTACCACACTGGAGATATTATTGATCATGGAGTCTGGATGACAACGATCCCTGGAAACGTTCGGTCCATCACAAGAACTATGGAGCTGTTGAAGCAGGTGTTCCCCAACAAGCCGGTATACAACGTGCTGGGTAACCACGAGATCACCCCGACAAACGTGTTCGCTCCAAGTCACATCACTCGACCGGACTTTTCCGCAAGCTGGGTTTACGATCTGGTAGCCGATCAGTGGTCCACGTGGCTACCGGCTGCGACCAGACCAACGATTCAACACGGAGGTTACTACACCGCTCTGGTTCGGCCAGGCTTCCGCGTGATTGGCTTGAATAACAACGATGCGTACACCTTCAACTGGTGGATTCTGTACGATCCTGCTTACCTGCGAAGTCAACTTCAGTGGCTGCACGATACCCTGCTGCAAGCTGAACAAGCCGGCGAAAAGGTCCACATCCTGGCCCATATCCCAATCGGCGCAGGCACCAGTTTCGCTCCCTGGTCTCGCCAGTACCGTCGTATTCTGGACCGCTTCTGGAACACCGTGCAGGCCCACTTCCATGGTCACACCCACGCCGACGAGTTCAACGTGTTCTACTCACAGGCCAACCCGCAGCACGCGATCAACGTAGCGTTCAACGGCGGTGGTACCGTTCCATTCAGCAATTTCAACCCCAACTACATCGTGTACTACGTGAACCCGCAGACATTTGTAAGCCGCGATCGCACTCCAACTCGATCACCCCCATTCAAACCTTCTTTCCCCTTTCCAGGAAGTGACCGACTTTGAGTCCTACTTCTTCAGCCTGTCCGAGGCCAACCGCAACCCGCTCCGGAACCCGCTGTGGCAGCCGCTGTATTCGTTCAACCGTGACTTCAACATCCCCAACAGCTCGCCGGCGTCGCTGGACGCTCTGGCACGCCGCTtcggatcgaaccccgccgagCTGCACCGCTACTGGCAGCACAAGGTCAAGTTCGGCGATCCCTTCATCGAGGAGGGTTGCGACGGTGCGTGCCTGATGAACCACCTGTGCGAAATCGTGACCAACACCGCCAACGACGACACCAAGTGCAACGAAATTATCGCTCTGTTCCGCGAGATCGACGATGATAAGTGGAATTTCGAGCAATAAAAACGaatgcagttttatttttaaattctgttatTAGTTGTTACATTCGCGGGGGGGTACACTTGTGAAGAAGACATCCGAACATGACCCAACCCACCACACAGTTTGTCTCGCGATTTtcgttgatttatttatttatttatttatttatttattcgtcaaacatACGTAGACTACATGATCGTTGCTTAGTTTCTAATTACAAGGGGGGAACATCTATCTTTAATTGTAGAACTGTTTTTTCATGGTGGATTTTGTCATTGTGAAATCGATtatgttattatatttgttataagtTTCCATCATTCTATTCATGGGCCCGTGTTTAGCGTAGTCAGTTCTGTGAAAATGCAATGCGAATGGCTCACGTGCTCTCAATACGCGTGTGGGTTcatagaaatttaatgtttgtaacaacTCTGGAGAATTAATTCGGTTTGCAATTAGATCATTTACGAACGAAAGAGAAGCGAATTCACGACGCTTTACAAGTGTTTCTAAGCTTATTAACATACAGCGTGCAATATACGAAGGAAGGGAAACACTGTCCACCCTAGTTTACGAAGAGcaaatagtaaaaattgtttttgcactgattcaatacgggtttcgtgtgttttgatgtgtggactccacacgacgctacaatattcaagaatagagcgaacataagctatgaacaatgttttcaatgtaTAGGGTCCTTAAAGTTATAACTGAATCGTTTTATGAAGTTGAGCATATTATTTGCTTTGAATACCATCGTGTTGTAATGTTCGATGAAagtcattttagaatcaagtatGACTCCTAAATCTCTAACATTTGAACAGGTTTCAACTATCTGGTTGTCTAGTTTTACGTTTATATTtggcttatttatttttctgctgaACAAGATCGATGTACACTTTTTAATGTTAAGTTGTAAAAGGCTACGACAGCACCATTCAAAGAATATGTTGATTTCGTTCTGGAATCTTGAAGCGTCAGTTTcgtctttaattttcataaacaatttCATGTCATCTGCGTAAATCGAAACGTTGATATGCTTAAATATAAAGGATACATCATTTACGTAAAGAATAAAAAGTAATGGGCCTAAATGAGAGCCTTGAGGTACCCCGGAAGTAACATTGATGAGCCTAGATATGAGGCCATTAAATTTAACACATTGCGTGCGTTTTGTTAAGTAAGATTTAAGCCATGAAAGTAGATTAGAATCAATTCCGATTTTATCCAATTTGAAAAGAAGCATAGGAATGTCCACTCTGTCGAAGGCT
Encoded here:
- the LOC6045396 gene encoding uncharacterized protein LOC6045396; this encodes MVAIGKILFLGVVLLIGVTHGYQVKPRNYDKIVQQQMKFNEEFEKEFLVEHLLYTETGNMSVRLQEMFEYLKHKPDMFRQELDNHP
- the LOC119770577 gene encoding sphingomyelin phosphodiesterase-like: MYRVSIAASTCDSLAILLPENCVKVIDKNIDIFLYIIDNRPSLTAQTICGVIFQSGACVLQDPEFLNWSINVAPGGTPITSSKTGPNRGPNDIKIIHLTDLHYDPHYRTGYNAVCGEPCCCREEQGIPENPAEGAGEWGDYRDCDSPWKAVEDAVQEAGRRHPDAAYVYHTGDIIDHGVWMTTIPGNVRSITRTMELLKQVFPNKPVYNVLGNHEITPTNVFAPSHITRPDFSASWVYDLVADQWSTWLPAATRPTIQHGGYYTALVRPGFRVIGLNNNDAYTFNWWILYDPAYLRSQLQWLHDTLLQAEQAGEKVHILAHIPIGAGTSFAPWSRQYRRILDRFWNTVQAHFHGHTHADEFNVFYSQANPQHAINVAFNGGGTVPFSNFNPNYIVYYVNPQTFEVTDFESYFFSLSEANRNPLRNPLWQPLYSFNRDFNIPNSSPASLDALARRFGSNPAELHRYWQHKVKFGDPFIEEGCDGACLMNHLCEIVTNTANDDTKCNEIIALFREIDDDKWNFEQ